DNA sequence from the Acanthopagrus latus isolate v.2019 chromosome 15, fAcaLat1.1, whole genome shotgun sequence genome:
tagctagttagcaagGAAGCTAATGGAAATACTTTATAATAACCTTTCATTTATAGTTATGTTTCTgcatgaaatgctttataaaccatttaatAAGCAACTGTACATGTTCACATaattattaaccatttacaaagtatgATAAACATCAACGCACTCAGTAAATTAGCTTATAAAGCATCGTGTTGTTTGTTAACAGCAACAATAAATTTACACTAAAGTTTGATTACGTTGATCACTAATGTAGTGATATGTCCTGACTGGTGTTGTCACATTGATTTTTaccgatgatgatgatgatgatgatgatgatgatgattgattcATGGGTTTATAAGACAGaatacagctgcagcagctgaacagtTCATTACAAGATGACAGATTATTGTGAAGGCTCATGATGTTCAATATGTAAGTCAGGATTATCTTGCATCTGTCTGATTTGGTGTCCAGTGTTTCGTGGGAGGCGTGCAGCTCGTTCATTTGTGATCTGTGAGTCTCCAACTCGTCACAGTGCGATCAGACGTCGGACGAGATCACGTTGACATGGCTGTTTATCCTTCAGTCGTACTGTGGACACACATTAGACGGTTTCAGCACAGATCTGTTGGTTAACTCGACATATTAACTCTTTTTCTCCAAGTTAGTGAGCAACTTTGTTCCACGCGCTGCAGCGGCCGGCTCGTGGATGATCtttgcacagaaacacaaaaccagTCAGGAGAATTTATCACGTTGTTGggttttatcacattttttctccagttaggtgcaaattttattacatttccagGAAATTGTTACGTTATCGAGCTGCTAGACTTTTTTTTACGGCGTCCCTTCAGGCAGAAGTCGAGGTCAGTGCTCACTCTCCTTCCCTGGTCCTCCAGAAATCCCATGCAGAGCGCCCAGCGACAGTTTGCAGActcattttgaaagtaacatTGTGAACAGCGAGCTAACCCTAAAACTAATCACCCAAGTGAGTTAACAGGACAGCGAGCGGGCTAACTAGCTTGTAGTTTCAGTTTCCTTATGCTATTTagacatgatgacatcacagagcgTTGCCACTAATTCAGCTGTTGCCTCTCCTGCAGTCTGTAAGAGCTGCATCGTGCAGCACTTCGAGGAGAGTAACGACTGTCCTAAATGTGGCATTCAGGTCCACGAGACCAACCCGCTGGAGATGCTCAGGTGAGACGCCTCTCCTCTCACGTCGCCTTCTCCTTCCACCACATCCAGTTCTTTTAATCTCCTCTCTGTTTCGACACTCTACCAGTCTCTACCAGCTCCTTCTTGTCTTCatgtcctctgtttttcttatttccctctcacactctcactctcctGCCGTACTCTCAGGTTGGACAACACCCTGGAGGAGATCATCTTCAAGCTGGTGCCTGGACTCAGAGAAAGTGAGTTTAGGAAAACCAGCAGTCACGTTATTTATTACTGCACACAGACGGCCTTCAGTGTGCACGCTAGCTAACAGTGATGTGGGATTACATGCAGATTAACCTGTAGAGGAACTCTGAACGACACACGGACTCAGAAGAAAACAATGACAGCATTTAATCAGAGAACTCACAATAATAAATCCAtgagaacattttctttgcagTGCTTTGGAGGATTATTAgagtttgttatttgttttattatttgacCTTTTCATGGCTTCATTAGCGAGGACAGAGATCAGACCCAGGACACACCACACCGACTGAATCAATACACCCGAAAAAAACGAATTACTGGGTcagtccgactatgatcgggtttttaagatgcatgtaaacaccttagtctgactaaatCAGACCAGAGGTGgctctgttaccactagttgaatTATAGCTGTAATCCAACTAAGCTGTGTATGTGAATGTACTGAATATCGTTCTTGAGTTAGACTCATGAGTTTTTTCCAGCGCTCATAATGAACTAAAGgtaaggagtgagacatctcgcttccttttccatctctgtcGAGAGCACAGTACTGATCAGGCAGCTGGCGAGGATCATGGAGGAAGCTGATCGTGTAACGATGGTGAGCGACGAAGAAATCAACGACAaggaaaacacatctgtggCTGGAGCGAACTTATCTGTCTGGATCGTTGAGTCCTTACAAACTGCGCTGTGCAACCCTGtgcttcatatttaaaaagtgtGATTTTCTACAAACCCTCTGCACAGAATCGTGCTGGTAATTTGAAAGAGTAGCTGACCCAGGATCAGGGCGCTGCTCTGCAGGTTTCAGTCGGATGGAAGAGATCACCTTCCAAGAAACTGTTCATTTGTCAGCGTCACATAATTTTTAGCGAGTCGGAGGCAGAAAACAAGACGGTGATGTACAACCCTCGTGTCTCTGCAGCCGTCAACAACACGTCCAACTGAAGCTGCCATGCTGCCGTCGTTTTATGACTCCATAACTTCCCCTCGCTGACAGACGAGCTTCTTCATCACGCACGCGTCCATGCAGACGATCTGTTGCTCTGCACTCACCTGAATAAAACTGACTGTGTTCCTGACAAGTCAAAGTTTAAATCCCTGAACTTCCTGCTCaatgcagagacagaaataataacaacaacttGCGTTTCTTAGTGGCACTACAGTGGATTACACGGTGAGCCGATATCAGCCGCATGCTTCTGAACATCTCCACGgtgttttagttttgtgttgCCACGATCAGATCTGCAGAGTAATGATTTAGAAATACACGTCTGTCTGAAAGTGTCTTTGAGCTGCTCTTTAACAcaagttcttctttttttaatcttttgttcCTGTGAACCAGAAGAGGAACAGCAGGAACTTGAATTCTGGAAGAAGAACCAACCCAAAGCAAACGGCCAGGGTGAGCTGCTGCTATTCCGacttgttctgttgtgttttgaggagagatctttaaataaatcagcagtttTGGAGGAAACTTGAaccttttttttgctgctcagTCAGAGTTTCTGTCCTCTTCACGTTGTTGGAGGAGTCACAAGTAAAATCCACAGATTCGGGGAGTTTTTCTGTGAAGTTTTGATTCATCATCATGTGAATAATCGTCACATTTCGAGCTCAGATTCATGTGAATCTGGGGCAGCGCGGCTTTCAGGGAATTTCCTGCTCGTGCACCAAACATGCAAACTGATTCTTCCTCTGGTGTGAACGCAGCTTGTGCTGTCTGTTCTCCATAAGTGGCAATCATCCAGCATTATCATTAATAATCGCTCAATCAAATCAGAAGAAGAATATCTTtccattcagtcatttttcaagtaaagATGTCAAAcgtttgctgctgcagcttcttaaatgtgacgacttgctgctttccttgggcgCTGCTGGCAGCAAATGAAGcttttttgggttttggactgttaaaGAAATCCACATTATTGGTATTTTGATAGCTGAATATACAGTTTGACTTCTGACAGAAATACTGTCATGGATATTTGTTTGAaactttgctgtgtgtgtttgaaccaCGGCAGAAAACGTGCGGTGTGCGAGGATCGGGCTGCCTGACGTCGGAGGCGATGACGGTGACTGCGGTGGCGACGACGGTGACGACGCCGCCGATGACGACTACCACAGGAGTGACCCTCAGATCGCCATCTGCCTGGACTGCCTGCGCAACACGGGGCAGTCAGGAGAGAGCACTgtcacggtgtgtgtgtgtgtgtgtgtgtgtgtgtgttgaagtgaaactctcgccaaaatgcaaccgaggccttttttgtgaatgtatacgagtcagaccttcgtgtaaaagcataattacgacaaaagaggcacttttaagatttactgtatttttgaaaatgagtttgagccaaaaacgaaaatacagtaaatcttaaaagtgcctctttcgtcgtaattatgcttttacatgaaggtttgactcatatacattctcAGAAACAGCctcagtttcactttaatgtacAGATTCCATTGAGAACAGGTTTTTTGGACCCTGCTGGGTTGGTGAAGCTTCTCCAAACCTCCAGGATCGTCAGGATCTCAACTCTTGTTTAGGAGTAAATGGTTTTGACTTCCGCTGCCGTTTGAATCGGGGTGTGATGGAGTTTGTCTCTCGTTCCAATTAGGATTTGATGAAGAGGTTCATCCGCTGCTCCAGTCGAGTCACCGTGGGAACAATTAAGAAGTTTCTCAGTCTTAAACTCAAGCTGCCGAGCTCGTACGAGGTAAGAAGCAGAGTCAGTCctccactgcagagacagatttaaaggagaaattacattttgattaaattGTCAGGAAAGCATTTTCTCAGGTAACTTACAGCTTTTAgagaatgtttcttttttcttaagGATTTATTAGGattattacatttctgtgggggtttttttgccacAACTACAGTTTAGTAAATGAAAACCTGTTGATGTTTCGGAGCCTTGTCAGGGTCCCGGGGTAGAAAACAAATAGATGGAtatacttttgttttcttcacctGATCCtgaaacatcacagcagctccaTCCGACACTTTCCTACCAACCCCAGTTAATGTCGGTTATGTACGTTTAATGGAAACCACAGAGATGCTGAAGCTTTAGGTTCACTTTCCACTTGGTTAGTGTTCAGAAAAGCTCATGTTGTGGCTTGAAATATCCGCCGTGTCCTTACCTCCCGTTAAAAGATGTCTTGTTGTTGACGCTCATGTCCTTCTGGTGACTTTGCTGTTCTTTGAGTTTGATTCCTTGCTTAATAAAAGTGCGAACTTGCCTCTTTTACAGTAACTCTATATGGTTAAAACACACGCGCTGCTTCTGCTTTTCATTCCCTGAGGAGCTCCAAATGATCTCGCTACTCTGCTAATGCAAAGTCCCTCTAAATATAGACCAGAGCAGTTACTATTACTGAGCTGTAACTTCTGCTAACTCACTCGTCAACCAGCAACATTATACAAACACAGTGTCATCAGCTCAGAGCAGATGAACGTTGATTCTCaaagtgtttatgttgtttattaatattaaatatttatcaaaagGATTGACGACTGTTAGCTTCCATATTTGCTAAAGACTCGAACAGTCTCTCACTCACGCTGTGCAGCCTCCCACTCGTCACCACAGTCTGCTTTCACTTTGTGCAtcacagttgtttttatctgcgtcttttacatttaaatgtgtgtgctgtgttttattttgttgccgCGTCCAGCTGGATGTGCTGTGTAACGGAGAGATCATGGGCCGAGATCACACTCTGGAGTTCATCTACATGACCCGATGGAGGCTCCACGGAGAGAATGTAAGACTGTCaccctcacttcctgtttgtgtgtgcatgatcTGCACGCTAATGTGTCGATGCACTGCTGCAGGAAAGCATttaatcttgtgtgtgtgtgtgtgtgtgtgtgtgtgtgtgtgttatgcatTCACACTATGAGGACTCTTCTTCACACAGAGAGGCTTAAAGCTCATTCCCGCGAGgttaaactttcatttttttcatggtCTGTTTTGAGTCAGGTTTCAGAGTGAGGCTGCACTGTGGTCGAGCTTTGAgtcaaaatgaaagtaaatagATAGATTGTTCTCAGAAGCGGTGAGACGACTGTGTGTCctgcgtgtgaatgtgtgtgtggaaactCCTACTTCTCTAGTTGGTGGTCGGCTTATTAGCTTCTGCAGGAATTAAGTTTCCTGACGCTTCTGTAAAAGAGAGAACTCGGACAGGAGAACGTCCTCAGagcttcttctctcctcttaaCCTTCATATCTGACCTGTTTACCTTTAACATCCATTCACAAGACTGATGTCACAATATCTGTGTGACGTCTTCTGAGCCTTCATCTTGTCCTTTACTCAAAAACATCGACCATGTATCGATACTGAACATTTGAAATGGCTCCCTCGTTCTCCACAGCATCGTCACCTCTGTGCCAGCTGCCTCGTCTCGTTGGCTCTGGTTTTTGCGATGGTGTTAGATTATTAAAGATAATGAGTGCAGAGCTGTTGGAGCCAACTTTGGTTGATGTGAaaccagcaggaggagaaatACTTCACATTTGAGGCAAATGAACAGGGAAAGTGATGCTACAGATCACTGCTGactaaacacatttcacagatcACCCTGAAGGACCGACGTGCTGATCGCTCAGATATATCAGCAAACTGTCGTCTGTGATTTGAAAGTTAAGATAATCCCCGTCAGAGCTGTCGGGTGACAGGAAAACACTTTGACTCTGGTCAGAAGGACTTTAAATTAACAAGCTATCAAGTATCGTTATATTTAACTCCTTTAAAGTGAAGTTAACATTGTGgatatcaacatttttcaaggtattgtgTTAAAAATTCCATTACTGTGAAAGATTATATTCTCATACTTACAACACTTCATAGAGCCCAACCAACACGATATTAATATCAGAgggtaaatacattttgatattaATTTATCGGCTGATATTCTCAGATTCACAGAATATATACCATAAAGCATTTGATTGCAATGATctctcaaatgtgtttgtgaaatacTTGATCCAGAAAATCATATCACATCTATTATTACCCATCACAGTCTGTCTGTAGACCAACTGTGACTTAAACCCTCAAAGTCTGCTTAAAGAAAAGAGGACTGGAGAAAACGTCCTCAGCTTCAagatgtaacattttaattGGTCCTCACGAggacagaagagcagcagctgatggagtcGACCTGGTTTCATCTGAAACGTGACGGCGGGATCAGCCTCAGGCTTCAGGGTCACCGgtccagtctgtgtgtgtgtgtctgtgtgtgtgtgtatgtgttcatgaCCTTGGTGTACGTGACACCATATGTGTGTAttcttgcatgtgtgtgtgtgtgtgcatgtgtgtgtgtgtgtgtcttcacatGAGCGATCGGCTAATGAAAGGTCTTGTCCACTTGTGGACGCTGACTGAGGAGTGCAGACAGCTGGCTCCACAGGAGGCCTCAGATACCAGgtcaggagcaggagaggaggatgatgggaggaggaggaggaggaggagtaggaggaggaggagggggaggaggaggggaggaggaggaggaggaggaggaggggaggagggaggaggacgagaggaggaggaggggaggaggggaggaggaggaggagaggaggaggaggggaggaggaggaggaggggaggagggggaggaggaggaggaggaggggaggaggaggaggaggaggagggggaggaggggaggaggaggaggggaggaggaggggggaggaggaggggggaggaggaggaggagggggaggaggaggaggaggatgagggaggaggaggggggggaggaggaggaggaggaggagggggaggaggggaggaggaggaggagggggggaggaggagggggaggaggggggggaggaagtCGGTATGAAACAAGAGACTTGTGATGTCTGCAGCCTCTCGCTGTCCATTTACAGGGATGAGGAAACCAAAGCAGAGTCATTGGAGTCCACGGAATTTCTCATTTCTCACCTTCCTGAGGTTAAAAACACGATATCTGTTTCATCGTAATGAGAGTCGAtgcaaaaagaagaataaatgaCTCCATGTGTAGTTTTTATtacagatgaaaaagaaaagtcatttgCATAAAACAGAGCGAGTTCCTGACGGTTTCCCAACAACACAGATGTTGAACTGACATCCTTCATATGTAATAACGAGACTCAGGCTGTCAGATTTGTAGCTCACGTCAGTTTCCATCTGAGTCTTTGTCTCGTATGGAAACGTGGAGTGGACACGTAACAGGACTGaggataataaaacaaactggtgAGTAATCGTAATCGTAAAGTACAGACGCAAACCGGTGAAACACACCTTCTCCTTCTGTCAGCACGTGTTCGTGTCACAGAGCGCCGTCTTCACGTCTCcagagtcatagtcctggtccgagttgctgtaaatcacctctgtagttcATCCCGACTCCTAGCTAACATGAGCTGATTCGTTAACAGTAGCAGGCAGAGATagccagcagagagcagcagtgatgttgtCCTCTGTGTTCCCTTAAAACTTTGGTCATATTTAACAAATAATGTCTTTATAAAGACTAAAACAGTAGCAGGAATGTAGTAAATATTCAGGATTTTAAATCCATCTGTGACCTCAGGGGTCCTGTAAACATTCCTATAACTGTATAATTTAaatttcctctgtgttttaatgtccCTGCTGTCACCTGCGTGAgcatgtgattggctgcaggtgtgtttgattAAGTGAGTGGCTGTCTGATTGGTTCCAGCCTCTGAGCCAGCAGGTTTAAAGGCTGGCTCCTCCCACTTCCTGTTGGCgctcctctctccaccttcaGCCAGACTGCCAGCATCATATTTCTCTGTCgtgtattttaaataaaacctttaaaatggcCG
Encoded proteins:
- the LOC119033935 gene encoding polycomb group RING finger protein 5-B-like; the encoded protein is MAATGRKHLVRDFNHFITCYLCRGYLIKPTTVTECLHTFCKSCIVQHFEESNDCPKCGIQVHETNPLEMLRLDNTLEEIIFKLVPGLREKEEQQELEFWKKNQPKANGQENVRCARIGLPDVGGDDGDCGGDDGDDAADDDYHRSDPQIAICLDCLRNTGQSGESTVTDLMKRFIRCSSRVTVGTIKKFLSLKLKLPSSYELDVLCNGEIMGRDHTLEFIYMTRWRLHGENTYPMVLEYRPRIDFG